A genomic region of Elaeis guineensis isolate ETL-2024a chromosome 9, EG11, whole genome shotgun sequence contains the following coding sequences:
- the LOC140851561 gene encoding putative 12-oxophytodienoate reductase 5, giving the protein MAAIPLLTPHKMGKFDLSHRIVLAPLTRTRSYDNVPQPHAILYYSQRTTKGGLLITEATGVSDTAQGYPATPGIWTKEQVEAWKPIVDAVHAKGGLFFCQLWHVGRVSNYGFQPNGQAPVSSTNKGIAPLTHHDGSVEEYSPPRRLRIDEIPHIINDFRLAARNAIEAGFDGVEIHGANGYIIEQFMKDSVNDRIDEYGGSLENRCRFALEIVEAIVNEIGADKVGMRLSPFADYMECWDSNPEALGLYMVEALNKYGILYCHVIEPRMSIVDGRRQIPHRLLLMRKAFKKTFIAAGGYDREEGNKVVTEGYTDLVAYGRLFLANPDLPKRFELNTSLNKYDRSTFYTPDPVVGYTDYPFLGSTA; this is encoded by the exons ATGGCAGCCATCCCTCTTCTGACTCCACACAAGATGGGAAAGTTTGATCTTTCTCACAG GATTGTTTTGGCACCACTGACGAGAACAAGATCCTATGACAATGTTCCACAACCACATGCTATCTTGTACTACTCTCAGAGGACAACTAAAGGAGGCCTTCTTATAACTGAAGCCACTGGGGTCTCGGATACAGCCCAAGG ATATCCGGCCACTCCTGGGATATGGACAAAGGAGCAGGTGGAAGCTTGGAAGCCAATtgtggatgccgtccatgccaAGGGTGGGCTCTTTTTTTGCCAGCTTTGGCACGTGGGGAGGGTTTCAAATTATG GTTTCCAACCTAATGGACAAGCACCAGTCTCTAGCACAAACAAAGGGATTGCACCTCTTACCCATCATGACGGTAGTGTCGAAGAGTACTCTCCTCCCCGCAGATTAAGAATCGATGAAATCCCTcacattatcaatgatttcagaCTCGCTGCTAGGAATGCGATCGaagctg GCTTCGATGGAGTAGAAATTCATGGTGCAAATGGCTATATTATCGAACAATTCATGAAAGATAGCGTCAATGATCGAATTGATGAGTATGGTGGAAGCTTAGAAAATCGATGCCGCTTTGCCTTAGAGATAGTTGAAGCGATCGTTAATGAGATTGGAGCTGATAAAGTTGGAATGCGACTTTCACCTTTCGCCGACTACATGGAGTGTTGGGACTCAAATCCAGAAGCCCTTGGGCTCTACATGGTGGAGGCATTGAACAAATATGGTATTCTTTATTGTCATGTGATTGAGCCCAGAATGTCCATTGTGGATGGGAGGCGTCAAATACCTCACAGATTGCTTTTAATGAGGAAGGCTTTCAAGAAAACTTTTATTGCTGCCGGAGGATACGATAGAGAGGAAGGGAACAAAGTCGTGACTGAAGGTTACACGGATTTGGTGGCCTACGGTCGTTTGTTCTTGGCTAATCCTGACTTGCCTAAAAGATTTGAGCTCAATACTTCTCTCAACAAGTATGATAGATCTACTTTTTATACACCAGATCCTGTTGTTGGGTATACAGACTATCCATTTCTCGGGTCTACTGCATAA